In Flavobacterium sp. WV_118_3, one DNA window encodes the following:
- a CDS encoding RHS repeat-associated core domain-containing protein translates to MRRLLLLWTLIYSILVPAQHFHDTQGKLEISNAGQATYTLPIAMPPSLKNTGPVINIVYQSGLLGGIAGQGWNISSISAITRIASRTDLDGSREGVHFDSTDKLALNGQRLLVVSGEYWQIGSVYQTETQSNLKIELQRSGFGLYFIVTAPDGSRSWYGNYDNNSTDLSAFYIRRYEDPLGNYITYRYTKPFAKSLCISEIRFSGNTHGLAPLNSIQFHYKKAQRTESAYARGQKLEKIALLSHIEVKTNNQLFRKYEFTHITDPQLGYEKVSQIQEFNGAMEPANPVIFEYENTQTQNIGSEILTSYQNNLDFSAITLSGDFDGDGRLDFITNNNKIYTKLFEGNSSTPITFSYPNLSSGKFTATTLHNGKLNPFQSIVSLLSDLESVTFHISNFNGASRSLETAYQKAIALPNFGYCTSSCPSSPCHNQTYIKDSNKYLEGDFNGDGISEVLIIGYEESTKYNFTPGNPMPFPHWEGPCKKVIQKNPTPNLARILDLNPNSSTTLGTKGYIEFTNSRLFEGVGIHTMDFNSDGKTDVLIIKNDKTYKVINFKELTQAPWLEIEILGEGTLDSYSPSKQILFGDFNGDGKTDVMLPRASGKYNETNDWWDIYYSNPKPDHTSFFTMETFRIVDYWQHSGMHFKDGIQYSSYYVLDTNGDGKSDLVRIWRNYYKPKWTINDHDTNWKITSFVNNIGKTGTSGFTLDYETPCQNYDNSCDHHSDSPDMVIPIVSTYRHGINKEILMVRNHYNQVTYVNFTKDVAKDNLLKKVTTADGALVYEIAYQPLDTSDQNDGYGNPDEFYSSSHSVSYPNVEIKRLPFNRVVSRLTHTVGEITRHQDFRYHGYTVNIHGLGTLGFTKTARSSWYQNPSDSKIWNVMHNDPTKRGLLINTYAQLQRSGAAFSLTSGSNIPENVISSMTNQYAITTNNKVYTPLLTRQTTTDYLTSVKTVKDYQYQPVFCLPEIVRTQNFLDTSLQGETTFETEYQSNPSGVGSNYYIGRPIKTIETSSAYNDRHQSETLYTYHSNGTLQKIQKKPVAESYYITTEFEYDDYGNITQETLSAPDASPTVAPRVSEYTYDPSGRFIINSRNMLDHITLYTYHPLYGTVLTKTEPNHITTTSVYDNWGKPLSATDYLDNSTQYTYLKNSDGYTTQITNTDGSSSISVANTLGQQIKKGIKLSDGQWSYIATQYDFLGRKIKESDPFPDTPSLWTTYAYDANGRLIQTTLPTGKITHITYDGLTVTTDDGRKTSSLTKNANGHTISSTDNGGTVTYNYNAGGAVTESDFQGTKITTQYDNWGRKSSLNDPSAGRYEYSYYPFGEVRTTTTPKGSTTHTINRFGVTEETLEENNDGNSYLNWYYYNADHTPQRVIRKNVQNEKIVHKEDYQYDQYRRPHRITQATPHATFIKELTYDAFGRIDKEKQTATVKTNGKNSSKTFRYTYQFGYRHQILDDATGQALWTAHSVNARDQLTQGAFGNGLHIGNQYDDYGYIQRSDTYHPNRNTSAGRPMLNLVTQFDIRTGNLTARKNNLLNHSATFQYDTLDRLVQWDNETVMLHHDTFDQAIGEFEPKTCATLTNENGSLKVAITPNCTGIKKVLLAKAKVGDQLKIRFDFNKGTTHITRISIWEYNPDNGQYFKSPKDYTSNGTQSFEHTVTQYPVIELHLDTLPLAGSYPMVFFLDNLLVTMDRSETQRYDNRGRITENKLGQYNYTDTDKAYRNTSIDLNAEDASYYQNREGIFNDGMEAQKGWSDLGIGWSIFGKPIYDDSKSKTGKYSLKIHNPTDKSHTLHADRWIPIDNPHGASYTFSGWVYSDRPSSRILLFMNSETETGYYTIVADTYTETTSQWVYMERTVYVPSHIKKLNIRVDNQGGGNVWFDDIRIRKTSNPKTDLRQLNVTYDLFKKPITITETGVEKVAFSYTADHFRNTMYYGGLEDPEQQPLRKDYAADGSMEITTNQQTGVSTFVFFVGGDAYTAPAIFKDNGQTRSYYYLHRDYQGTIVAISNQNGNFVEKRLFDPWGKLLKVQDGQDHNLVGLTLLDRGYTGHEHIQGVGIINMNGRIYDPKLHRFLSPDNYVQDPYNTQNYNRYGYCWNNPLKFTDPDGEFVWFVPVIFAAVNVGVDLLIHDGKMNFGQIAMSAGMGAVGGCLGGGGITTVGQAFLAAGINQINRFLPNIPIYQSANFNLGISPMIGFGSSGFTAGGSLNASGKLSDFVWSSSISAGYNSGMSSLGEAAGNSSYFGVGGFAGCNDGHANYGIGLSSTTFSGNTAQRVGAINFQIGDFGIRIDEDYLPHIGDKRDRYRTGGLLATYKINDAFTLAIGGSMMTGEMMKDITIPESHPKTYNYTFEKTHHLRAGTFYGGVINKGQSFFAGHNSEKRLHDIQNWIHGGGLKRTIGIGPVLTPYFYDFKLKSRMYSYFGSYHPSYLYY, encoded by the coding sequence ATGAGAAGATTACTATTGCTATGGACGCTTATTTATTCTATTTTGGTACCGGCGCAACATTTTCACGACACTCAGGGGAAGCTGGAAATTTCCAACGCGGGACAAGCGACCTATACCTTGCCCATTGCCATGCCGCCGAGTCTTAAAAACACAGGGCCGGTGATCAATATCGTATATCAAAGCGGTCTATTGGGAGGAATCGCCGGACAAGGATGGAATATCAGTTCTATTTCGGCCATTACCCGAATCGCAAGTCGAACCGATTTGGACGGTTCCCGTGAAGGGGTTCATTTTGACAGCACCGATAAACTGGCATTAAACGGCCAACGGCTACTTGTGGTTTCCGGTGAATATTGGCAAATCGGTTCTGTTTATCAAACCGAAACCCAATCCAACCTTAAAATCGAATTACAACGAAGCGGATTTGGACTCTATTTTATAGTGACTGCACCCGATGGGTCGCGTTCCTGGTATGGTAATTACGACAATAACAGTACTGATCTTTCAGCATTTTATATCCGCCGGTATGAAGATCCGCTTGGAAATTACATCACCTATCGCTATACCAAGCCTTTTGCCAAAAGTTTATGTATCAGCGAAATCCGGTTTAGCGGCAATACCCATGGTCTGGCTCCTTTAAACAGTATTCAATTTCATTATAAAAAAGCACAACGAACAGAGTCGGCTTATGCCAGAGGACAAAAACTCGAAAAAATAGCACTTTTGTCCCATATCGAGGTCAAAACCAATAACCAATTGTTTCGGAAATATGAGTTTACCCATATCACAGATCCTCAATTGGGGTATGAAAAGGTATCTCAAATTCAGGAGTTTAATGGCGCCATGGAACCCGCTAATCCGGTAATCTTCGAATATGAAAACACACAAACTCAGAATATCGGATCAGAAATTCTAACGTCTTATCAGAATAATCTCGATTTTAGCGCTATAACATTGAGCGGTGATTTTGATGGCGACGGTCGATTGGATTTTATAACGAATAATAATAAAATTTACACCAAATTATTTGAGGGCAATAGTTCAACCCCTATTACCTTCTCCTATCCAAATCTTTCCTCAGGAAAATTTACCGCCACTACATTACATAACGGAAAACTCAACCCTTTTCAATCGATTGTTTCCTTATTATCCGATTTAGAAAGTGTTACTTTCCATATTTCCAACTTTAACGGCGCTTCGCGATCATTAGAAACAGCCTATCAAAAAGCCATTGCCTTACCCAACTTCGGCTATTGCACTTCCTCTTGTCCCAGTAGCCCCTGCCATAATCAAACATATATAAAAGATTCCAACAAATATCTTGAAGGCGACTTTAACGGTGATGGAATATCAGAGGTATTAATAATTGGTTATGAAGAGTCTACAAAATACAATTTTACACCTGGAAATCCAATGCCATTTCCTCACTGGGAGGGCCCTTGCAAGAAAGTCATTCAAAAGAATCCAACACCAAATTTAGCCCGAATTCTCGATCTAAATCCAAATAGTTCTACAACCCTTGGTACAAAAGGATATATCGAATTTACTAATTCGAGATTATTTGAAGGAGTTGGTATTCACACTATGGACTTTAATAGCGATGGAAAAACCGACGTCCTAATTATTAAGAATGACAAAACCTATAAGGTGATTAACTTTAAAGAGCTTACTCAGGCACCTTGGTTGGAAATTGAAATTCTGGGCGAAGGCACTTTGGATTCTTATTCACCATCCAAACAAATCCTCTTTGGCGATTTTAACGGCGATGGAAAAACCGATGTCATGTTGCCAAGAGCCAGTGGAAAGTATAACGAAACTAACGATTGGTGGGATATTTATTATAGTAATCCAAAACCCGATCACACTTCCTTTTTCACCATGGAAACCTTCCGTATTGTCGACTACTGGCAGCATTCCGGCATGCATTTTAAAGATGGTATACAATACAGTTCGTATTACGTTCTGGACACCAATGGCGATGGAAAATCGGATCTGGTTCGGATCTGGCGCAATTATTACAAACCCAAATGGACCATTAATGATCACGATACCAACTGGAAAATCACCTCTTTTGTCAACAACATCGGAAAAACAGGCACCAGTGGCTTTACACTCGACTATGAAACACCATGTCAGAATTACGATAATTCCTGTGATCATCACAGTGATTCCCCGGATATGGTAATCCCAATTGTATCAACATACCGACACGGCATCAACAAGGAAATCCTTATGGTTCGAAACCACTACAATCAGGTTACCTATGTTAATTTCACCAAAGATGTTGCAAAAGACAATCTGCTTAAAAAAGTAACCACTGCCGATGGGGCTTTGGTGTATGAAATCGCCTATCAGCCACTCGATACTTCGGACCAAAATGACGGCTATGGAAATCCGGACGAATTTTACTCTTCTTCCCATAGTGTTTCCTATCCCAATGTCGAAATCAAACGATTGCCTTTTAACCGGGTCGTATCCCGATTAACTCATACTGTTGGTGAAATAACCCGCCATCAGGATTTTCGATACCATGGTTATACGGTTAATATACATGGTCTTGGCACTTTAGGATTTACTAAAACCGCCCGAAGCAGTTGGTATCAAAATCCTTCCGATTCCAAAATATGGAATGTTATGCACAACGATCCAACCAAAAGAGGATTACTGATCAATACCTATGCACAGCTACAACGCTCCGGAGCCGCTTTTTCGCTTACCTCCGGATCCAATATCCCAGAGAATGTGATCAGTAGTATGACTAACCAATATGCGATCACCACAAATAATAAAGTCTATACGCCTTTGCTTACCCGGCAAACCACAACCGATTACCTTACTTCGGTTAAAACGGTAAAAGACTATCAGTACCAGCCGGTATTCTGTTTGCCGGAAATTGTACGAACGCAAAATTTTTTGGATACAAGCTTACAGGGCGAAACGACCTTCGAAACCGAATACCAAAGCAATCCAAGCGGTGTCGGAAGCAACTATTATATCGGCAGACCGATAAAGACCATCGAAACTTCTTCCGCTTATAATGACAGGCATCAATCTGAAACGCTTTATACGTACCATTCTAATGGAACACTGCAAAAAATCCAGAAAAAACCGGTGGCCGAAAGTTATTATATAACAACAGAATTTGAATACGACGACTATGGTAATATAACACAGGAAACCCTGAGTGCTCCTGATGCATCCCCTACAGTAGCACCACGGGTTAGCGAATATACCTACGATCCATCTGGCAGGTTTATCATCAATTCCAGAAATATGTTGGATCATATCACCCTATATACGTATCATCCCTTATACGGAACGGTTCTCACCAAAACCGAGCCCAATCACATAACCACCACTTCGGTTTATGACAACTGGGGAAAGCCACTTTCGGCAACGGACTATCTGGATAATAGTACGCAGTATACGTACCTTAAAAACAGCGATGGTTACACCACACAAATCACCAATACCGATGGTAGCAGTAGTATATCCGTAGCCAATACGCTTGGTCAGCAGATTAAAAAGGGAATAAAACTATCCGATGGTCAATGGAGCTATATAGCAACTCAATACGATTTTCTGGGACGAAAAATAAAGGAAAGCGACCCCTTTCCGGATACGCCTTCCCTATGGACTACTTATGCTTACGACGCTAACGGACGGTTAATACAAACCACATTACCTACTGGTAAGATAACCCACATTACCTATGATGGCCTAACGGTAACTACCGACGATGGACGAAAAACCAGTAGTCTCACTAAAAATGCAAACGGACATACTATTAGCAGTACCGATAATGGTGGTACTGTTACTTATAACTATAACGCAGGCGGAGCCGTAACCGAGTCGGATTTTCAGGGTACTAAAATTACAACCCAGTACGACAATTGGGGACGAAAATCCAGCTTGAATGATCCTTCAGCGGGTCGATACGAATACTCCTACTATCCTTTTGGTGAAGTCAGGACTACCACTACTCCAAAAGGTAGCACAACACATACTATAAATCGGTTCGGTGTTACCGAGGAAACCCTGGAAGAAAACAATGACGGAAATTCCTATTTGAATTGGTACTATTATAATGCCGATCATACGCCGCAACGCGTTATCCGAAAAAACGTTCAAAATGAGAAAATCGTTCATAAAGAAGATTATCAATACGACCAGTATAGAAGACCACACCGTATAACTCAGGCAACACCTCATGCTACTTTTATCAAAGAACTCACCTACGATGCCTTTGGAAGAATCGACAAAGAAAAACAAACCGCTACCGTAAAAACCAATGGAAAAAACAGTTCCAAAACCTTCCGGTATACCTATCAGTTCGGGTACCGTCATCAGATACTGGATGATGCTACCGGACAGGCTTTATGGACAGCACATTCGGTAAATGCCCGTGATCAGCTTACACAGGGTGCTTTTGGCAACGGTCTCCATATCGGTAATCAGTATGATGATTATGGTTACATCCAAAGATCGGATACCTATCATCCAAACCGGAATACTTCCGCCGGACGACCTATGCTGAATCTGGTAACGCAATTCGATATCCGAACCGGAAATCTTACCGCGCGGAAAAACAATCTATTAAACCATTCGGCTACTTTTCAATACGATACACTCGACCGATTGGTACAATGGGATAACGAAACGGTTATGCTACACCACGATACTTTCGATCAGGCTATCGGGGAATTTGAACCCAAAACCTGTGCTACGCTTACAAACGAAAACGGAAGCCTGAAAGTAGCCATAACACCAAATTGCACTGGTATTAAAAAAGTGTTGCTCGCCAAAGCCAAAGTCGGTGATCAACTAAAAATCCGGTTCGATTTCAATAAAGGAACTACTCACATAACCCGTATTTCTATTTGGGAATACAACCCAGATAACGGTCAGTACTTTAAGTCGCCCAAAGATTATACAAGTAATGGAACCCAGTCTTTTGAACATACCGTAACGCAATATCCGGTTATCGAACTACACCTTGATACACTGCCTCTGGCCGGATCCTATCCTATGGTGTTTTTCCTTGACAATCTGCTGGTAACAATGGATCGCTCCGAAACACAACGATATGACAACCGTGGTCGTATTACCGAAAACAAACTTGGGCAATATAACTATACCGATACCGATAAAGCGTATCGAAACACTTCCATCGACCTCAACGCGGAGGATGCTTCCTACTACCAAAACCGGGAAGGGATCTTTAACGATGGGATGGAAGCGCAAAAAGGATGGTCGGATTTAGGGATCGGATGGAGTATCTTCGGTAAACCGATATACGACGATTCCAAGTCCAAAACCGGAAAATATTCCTTAAAAATTCATAATCCGACCGATAAATCACATACCCTTCATGCTGATCGTTGGATTCCAATTGACAATCCGCATGGCGCCTCTTATACTTTTTCCGGATGGGTATACAGCGACAGGCCCAGTTCGCGAATTCTTCTATTTATGAATTCCGAAACCGAAACGGGGTATTATACCATCGTGGCCGATACATATACCGAAACCACTAGCCAATGGGTGTATATGGAGCGAACCGTATATGTCCCATCCCACATTAAAAAATTAAACATTAGAGTGGACAATCAAGGAGGTGGCAATGTTTGGTTTGACGATATCCGAATCCGAAAAACCAGTAACCCGAAAACTGATTTGCGCCAGTTGAATGTTACCTATGATCTGTTTAAAAAACCCATAACCATTACCGAAACCGGTGTCGAAAAAGTAGCCTTTTCGTATACCGCCGATCATTTCCGAAATACCATGTATTACGGTGGATTGGAAGACCCGGAACAACAACCTTTACGAAAAGATTATGCCGCCGATGGCTCGATGGAAATTACCACGAACCAGCAAACAGGAGTCTCTACTTTTGTGTTTTTTGTAGGTGGTGATGCCTATACCGCGCCTGCTATTTTTAAAGATAACGGGCAAACCCGCAGCTATTATTACCTGCATCGGGATTATCAGGGAACGATCGTGGCGATCTCCAACCAAAACGGGAATTTTGTCGAAAAACGCCTTTTCGATCCTTGGGGGAAATTGCTAAAAGTTCAGGATGGACAGGATCATAATCTGGTCGGATTAACGTTACTCGATCGCGGCTATACCGGACACGAGCATATACAGGGTGTCGGGATTATCAATATGAACGGACGGATATACGATCCAAAACTCCACCGGTTCCTCTCGCCCGATAATTATGTGCAGGATCCCTATAATACGCAAAATTATAACCGCTATGGCTATTGTTGGAATAACCCGCTAAAATTTACCGATCCTGATGGAGAGTTTGTTTGGTTTGTCCCAGTAATTTTTGCAGCAGTAAATGTAGGAGTCGATTTATTGATCCATGATGGAAAAATGAATTTTGGTCAGATTGCGATGTCTGCAGGTATGGGCGCAGTGGGAGGTTGTCTTGGCGGTGGCGGTATTACAACAGTAGGGCAAGCCTTTCTTGCAGCTGGCATAAATCAAATTAATCGCTTTTTACCGAATATCCCAATTTATCAATCCGCTAATTTCAATCTTGGTATTTCTCCTATGATTGGTTTTGGTAGTAGCGGTTTCACTGCCGGAGGAAGTTTAAATGCTAGTGGAAAACTCAGTGACTTTGTTTGGAGTAGCAGTATAAGTGCCGGTTATAACTCCGGTATGAGTTCATTAGGGGAAGCCGCTGGCAATAGCTCCTATTTTGGAGTTGGAGGTTTTGCCGGTTGTAACGACGGCCATGCCAATTATGGTATTGGCCTGTCCAGTACTACGTTTTCCGGAAATACGGCACAACGAGTCGGCGCTATTAATTTTCAAATTGGTGATTTCGGGATTCGTATCGATGAAGATTATTTGCCTCACATTGGTGATAAACGTGATCGTTACAGAACAGGTGGTTTATTAGCCACTTATAAAATAAACGATGCCTTTACTCTGGCTATAGGAGGTAGCATGATGACAGGCGAAATGATGAAAGACATAACAATTCCAGAGTCTCATCCTAAAACTTATAATTACACTTTTGAAAAGACGCATCATTTAAGAGCCGGAACCTTCTATGGAGGAGTCATCAACAAAGGACAAAGTTTTTTTGCCGGTCATAACAGTGAAAAAAGACTTCACGATATTCAGAACTGGATACATGGGGGCGGCCTAAAAAGGACGATCGGAATAGGCCCTGTATTGACCCCGTATTTCTATGATTTTAAATTAAAATCCCGTATGTATAGTTACTTCGGGAGCTATCATCCATCTTATTTATATTACTAA
- a CDS encoding DUF1493 family protein: MESLENRVINFFNKWVLKDDKISLDTIINTINLDREDAISIFEEFLTEFDIKSGYATFEIDRYFYKLTFWDALFINMFTKRIEKKYAKKTPITIAHMIEVTKRKAWFDPIEKY; encoded by the coding sequence ATGGAATCATTAGAAAATAGAGTCATTAATTTTTTCAACAAATGGGTCTTAAAAGATGATAAAATTTCATTAGACACAATTATTAATACTATAAATCTAGATAGAGAAGATGCTATATCGATATTCGAAGAATTCTTAACTGAATTTGATATAAAATCAGGATATGCTACTTTTGAGATTGATCGTTATTTTTATAAACTAACTTTTTGGGACGCTTTATTCATAAATATGTTTACAAAAAGAATCGAAAAGAAATACGCTAAAAAAACACCTATTACGATTGCACATATGATAGAAGTCACAAAACGTAAAGCATGGTTTGATCCAATAGAAAAATACTAG
- the trxA gene encoding thioredoxin, with the protein MAQAITDATFEELVLKSDKPVLVDFWAAWCGPCRMVAPIIDQLSEEYAGKAVIGKVDVDANQEFAAKYGVRNIPTVLVFQNGEVVGRQVGVAPKQTYSDAIDALL; encoded by the coding sequence ATGGCACAAGCAATAACAGATGCTACTTTTGAAGAATTAGTATTGAAATCAGATAAACCGGTTTTGGTTGACTTTTGGGCGGCATGGTGCGGTCCTTGTAGAATGGTAGCTCCGATCATTGATCAATTGAGTGAAGAATATGCAGGAAAAGCCGTTATCGGTAAAGTTGATGTAGATGCTAATCAGGAGTTTGCAGCAAAATATGGTGTGCGTAACATTCCTACCGTTTTGGTATTCCAAAACGGAGAAGTAGTGGGACGTCAGGTAGGGGTTGCTCCAAAGCAAACCTATAGCGATGCAATCGACGCATTATTATAA